A genomic segment from Toxotes jaculatrix isolate fToxJac2 chromosome 6, fToxJac2.pri, whole genome shotgun sequence encodes:
- the LOC121183775 gene encoding uncharacterized protein C2orf72, which produces MADSESLEDTLPEEEREFQKIVAVIGGKEKIYLVSDACQPKGVDGDDAEVLEEFIHDMFRSSSSHANSNGQPQSSNSSNQDDAASENYIGSTTERAKCTDIPLTVRPGDLDLRASRVEEDREKEKQVTRNGNAPRTAMRTGNIYSRKRAIDSPVIVFIFRQIFVSKKSNEVCLKEILKDVRARTKRARIARPALIGLIRTQQESAETSQCAQLLECLIRSVFHKHPPETIWTGCFIPRAEAQMLSIKKNACKVIHSSQTADNTRNRGNPLFWPFQCLFWPQRRGARGQANNSSTSRQRGDPGSVEEGIPLKTNSMSVGRHVDEEPAGGDS; this is translated from the exons ATGGCTGACTCGGAGTCCTTGGAGGACACGCTGCccgaggaggagagggagtTTCAGAAGATTGTAGCTGTGATCGGTGGTAAAGAGAAGATTTATTTGGTCAGCGATGCCTGTCAACCTAAAGGGGTGGACGGGGATGACGCTGAAGTACTGGAAGAGTTCATACATGACATGTttcgcagcagcagcagccacgcGAACAGCAACGGGCAGCCCCAGTCCTCTAACTCAAGCAATCAGGACGACGCTGCGAGTGAAAACTACATCGGCAGCACGACAGAGAGAGCTAAATGTACTGATATACCTCTAACAGTGAGGCCCGGGGATTTGGATTTGAGAGCCTCTCGGGTGGAAGAGgacagggagaaggagaagcaggTGACCCGCAACGGCAACGCTCCGAGAACAGCAATGAGGACAGGAAACATTTACAGCCGAAAGCGAGCGATAGACTCTCCTGTCATCGTCTTCATTTTCAGACAGATATTTGTCAGCAAGAAATCCAACGAAGTGTGCTTAAAAGAGATCCTGAAGGACGTGAGGGCGCGTACGAAACGTGCCAGAATCGCCCGACCAGCTCTGATTGGATTAATACGTACCCAACAAGAGAGCGCCGAGACGTCTCAGTGTGCGCAACTCCTGGAGTGTCTGATCCGTTCAGTGTTCCACAAACATCCACCAGAGACAATATGGACCGGCTGTTTCATCCCAAGGGCAGAAGCCCAAATGCTCAGCATCAAGAAAAATGCCTGCAAAGTCATACACTCATCTCAAACAGCAG ATAATACCAGGAATAGAGGGAACCCGCTTTTCTGGCCATTCCAATGTTTGTTCTGGCCTCAAAGAAGAGGAGCCAGGGGCCAAGCCAACAACTCCTCAACCAGCAGGCAAAGAG gTGACCCTGGAAGTGTAGAAGAAGGCATCCCTCTGAAAACCAATTCAATGTCTGTTGGACGTCATGTGGATGAAGAGCCAGCTGGAGGGGACAGCTGA